AGTTGTGGCGCTCTTCAAAATGCCAGCCGTGGAAGAAGAAGCCGGTTTTTTTGTCATACAGATATTTAATATGCAGCAGCAGCTGATGCAGCGAGGTCTCGCGCCACTCCGGGTTGTCGTACTTCACACCCATTTTGGCCGTGAACAGAATCGCCATGAACAGCGTATCAATCCAGATCTCATTCTCATGGAGCGAGATCTCATGCTTCTGAGTCCCCGTAGTCACATGCTGATAGCCTTGCTCCAGCGTCCGGGGCAGGCCGTGCATCAGCCATTCTATCCATTCGAGACTCAGCTCTCCGGCCTCCTCCAGCTCCATCAGCGAGAGCAGTGGCGCAGTCGTATTAATATTCCGGCTGGGCAGTCCCTTCTCCATCTGCCGGGCCATCCACGGCTTGGTGTATTCCGCATAACGGCCATCCCCGAAATGCCGGTCAAGCTTTTGCAGGCCATACAGCCCCACTCCCTGCGGCCAATCCCACTCTTCCATCCCGAAGTCCCTGGCAAAATACCCCCGGCGCTCCGCATCCTCCCCCAGGTTCTGCAATTCCGCTTCATTATCCGGCCGGCCCAGCTTCAGCAGCTTATTCGTAACCAGGTCCAGCTTCTGCATAACCTCTTCCTTGCTCACACAGCTTACCGGCACCGTCTGCTTCTCTGTTACTTCCACTGTCCATAACCCCCTTCATCTACATGCGTTCCGCGCAGCTTGAT
The window above is part of the Paenibacillus sp. FSL H8-0048 genome. Proteins encoded here:
- a CDS encoding glycoside hydrolase family 88/105 protein is translated as MEVTEKQTVPVSCVSKEEVMQKLDLVTNKLLKLGRPDNEAELQNLGEDAERRGYFARDFGMEEWDWPQGVGLYGLQKLDRHFGDGRYAEYTKPWMARQMEKGLPSRNINTTAPLLSLMELEEAGELSLEWIEWLMHGLPRTLEQGYQHVTTGTQKHEISLHENEIWIDTLFMAILFTAKMGVKYDNPEWRETSLHQLLLHIKYLYDKKTGFFFHGWHFEERHNFSEAFWCRGNGWFALGLPEYLELMRPYLADGVFSYLQQTLQAQAEALLACQSGDGLWHTLLDDSGSYTETSGSAAIAAGILNSVRRGLLPEAYSEPALRAIRAILDRIDSEGTVLGVSGGTPIGAAKEDYKGIIIAPMAYGQAMALVALGEALHYC